A window from Chitinophaga filiformis encodes these proteins:
- a CDS encoding glycoside hydrolase family 13 protein, whose protein sequence is MSNKVVRDKNWWKESIIYQIYPWSFKDSNGDGIGDLQGIISKLDYIKSLGIDMVWLNPIYKSPNDDNGYDISDFYDVMDEMGTMADLDALIKGLHDRNIRLMLDLIVNHTSDEHPWFADARQSRESPYYNYYHWWPAEKGKPPHRYSHFDPKGNAWTYNKATDSYYLHYFSEKMPDLNWENPAVRKAIYDVMRFWFEKGVDGFRMDAICYISKDTSWPEVDNIVKEKFNSDWAGYYSHGPHLHEYLREMHRETLERPDVVTLAEASGITKDEALDFVKEDRKELHMLYHFEGVQLGFAKEGYKRLEPGGLNLKKLKQLYTDWDAVFATEGWGTIYLSNHDQPRMVSRWGNDEEPFREVSAKLLITFLLTMRATPIFYHGDELGMTNIRFERIEDYKDIETISMYKYVESQGGDTARFLEDAKITGRDNGRTPFQWDGSPNAGFTTGKPWLKINDNYKIINAANQDKDERSILQYFRQLVLLRKHKPVLVYGAYELLDPDHPQVYTYTRTLDEEKLLIVLNFSKEEVLYKLPFVLDVGTEPLVNNMLSFRLENNEVTLSPYQALIFGPLPTDLPPLQDEAQAFTEELPAGKIKEQDSSMESNELTI, encoded by the coding sequence ATGTCGAACAAAGTAGTAAGGGACAAAAACTGGTGGAAGGAATCCATTATATATCAGATCTATCCATGGAGTTTTAAAGATAGCAATGGTGATGGTATAGGAGATCTGCAAGGCATCATATCTAAACTGGACTATATAAAAAGTCTTGGTATCGATATGGTCTGGTTAAACCCCATTTACAAGTCCCCCAATGACGACAATGGATATGATATCAGTGACTTTTACGATGTCATGGACGAGATGGGGACAATGGCGGATCTTGATGCATTGATTAAGGGATTGCACGACAGGAACATCCGCCTGATGCTGGATCTTATTGTCAATCATACCAGTGATGAGCATCCCTGGTTTGCGGATGCAAGACAATCACGGGAGAGCCCTTACTATAACTATTATCATTGGTGGCCGGCCGAGAAAGGAAAACCTCCTCACAGGTACAGCCACTTCGATCCTAAAGGAAATGCATGGACCTACAATAAGGCTACCGATTCCTATTATCTGCATTATTTCTCCGAGAAAATGCCGGATCTCAACTGGGAGAATCCGGCAGTACGCAAAGCTATTTATGATGTAATGCGCTTCTGGTTTGAGAAGGGGGTAGATGGATTCAGAATGGATGCTATCTGCTACATCTCAAAAGATACATCCTGGCCGGAAGTGGACAACATCGTGAAAGAGAAATTCAACTCTGACTGGGCAGGCTATTACTCGCACGGTCCCCATCTGCACGAGTACCTTCGGGAAATGCACCGTGAAACACTTGAAAGGCCCGATGTAGTAACACTTGCTGAAGCCTCCGGTATCACGAAAGATGAAGCCCTCGATTTTGTAAAGGAAGATCGTAAGGAACTGCATATGTTATATCACTTCGAAGGCGTGCAGCTCGGCTTTGCAAAGGAAGGATATAAACGCCTGGAACCCGGAGGGCTGAACCTGAAGAAATTAAAGCAACTATATACAGATTGGGATGCAGTATTTGCAACAGAAGGCTGGGGAACGATCTACCTCAGTAACCACGATCAGCCACGTATGGTAAGCCGTTGGGGAAATGATGAAGAGCCATTCCGGGAGGTTTCTGCCAAACTGCTGATCACCTTCCTGCTTACGATGCGTGCTACGCCTATCTTCTACCATGGAGATGAACTGGGTATGACGAACATCCGCTTTGAGAGAATAGAAGACTACAAGGATATTGAAACGATCAGCATGTACAAGTATGTGGAAAGTCAGGGCGGAGATACCGCGCGTTTCCTGGAAGATGCAAAGATAACAGGCAGGGATAATGGCCGTACGCCCTTTCAGTGGGATGGCTCTCCCAACGCCGGTTTCACCACCGGAAAGCCCTGGCTGAAGATCAACGATAACTATAAAATTATCAATGCCGCTAACCAGGACAAGGATGAAAGATCTATCCTGCAATATTTCCGCCAGCTGGTATTGCTGAGAAAACATAAACCAGTGCTGGTATATGGTGCATATGAACTATTGGATCCTGATCATCCACAGGTATATACTTATACACGTACACTGGATGAAGAAAAGCTATTGATCGTACTCAACTTTTCAAAAGAGGAGGTGTTGTATAAATTACCATTCGTGCTGGACGTCGGAACAGAACCTTTGGTAAACAACATGCTCTCATTCCGGCTTGAGAACAATGAAGTGACACTATCGCCTTATCAGGCATTGATCTTTGGCCCGCTGCCAACAGATCTGCCACCCCTGCAGGACGAAGCACAGGCTTTTACGGAAGAATTGCCTGCGGGGAAAATAAAAGAGCAAGACTCGAGCATGGAATCCAATGAGCTCACCATCTGA
- the treZ gene encoding malto-oligosyltrehalose trehalohydrolase: protein MITLAYYFPFTCKKDTLTSNYTFAGAALLPGGICKFSVWAPFRKQMVLSVLQPQQASYPMVRDDHGYWHVEVDNIQAGTRYKYIPEDGPPLPDPASRSQPEGVHGPSEVVDTHFNWTDDTWQGLDLQELVIYELHTGTFSSSHDFQGVIERLEYLRSLGITAIEIMPVAQFPGSRNWGYDGVYPFAVQDSYGGVKGLKQLVNAAHQHGIAVILDVVYNHLGPEGNYFSQYGPWFTDKYKTPWGPALNFDDAWCDAVRGYYIQNALMWLDEFHIDGLRMDAVHAIWDCSAKHFTAELSEKVYELQAALNKKKLLIAELDLNSPRYIAPRQEGGYGLHAQWIDEFHHALRSLLTGDLNGYYADFGGLAPLAKSFRDSYVYTGQYSSVRKRNFGVYPTGRDYHQFVVFAQNHDQIGNRMLGDRLNSLLPFEAQKLAAAVLLLSPHIPMLFMGEEYGETRPFQFFTSHSDKDLIAGVTEGRKKEFASFAWEGEVPDPQSEETFNNCVLSWETKSVTGTALTELYRFLIAFRKTRQAMQHTSRNSVKVYTPSTHLLAVERAGKDDKVLLLFNFSEHPVQYMHDGEGSLEKKFDSAAAVWNGPGSEAPDEVTSAAAISLQPYSAIVYEII, encoded by the coding sequence ATGATTACACTGGCATATTATTTTCCCTTTACCTGCAAAAAAGATACATTGACAAGTAACTATACTTTTGCCGGGGCTGCTTTGCTGCCCGGCGGCATATGCAAATTCAGTGTTTGGGCGCCCTTCAGGAAGCAAATGGTATTATCTGTTTTACAGCCTCAGCAGGCCTCATATCCCATGGTACGCGATGATCATGGCTACTGGCATGTTGAGGTTGATAATATACAGGCAGGTACGCGTTATAAATACATACCCGAAGACGGGCCTCCCCTGCCCGATCCGGCCTCCCGTTCACAACCGGAAGGCGTACATGGACCATCCGAAGTAGTAGATACTCATTTTAACTGGACAGATGATACATGGCAGGGACTGGACCTGCAGGAGCTGGTCATTTATGAACTGCATACAGGCACCTTCTCATCCTCACATGATTTTCAGGGCGTCATTGAGCGCCTGGAATATCTGCGTTCCCTGGGCATTACGGCAATAGAGATCATGCCTGTTGCACAATTCCCAGGTAGTCGCAACTGGGGATATGATGGTGTGTATCCTTTCGCTGTACAAGATTCCTATGGCGGCGTAAAGGGACTGAAACAGCTTGTCAACGCAGCACATCAGCATGGCATTGCTGTAATACTTGATGTTGTGTATAATCACCTGGGGCCGGAAGGCAACTACTTTTCACAATATGGTCCATGGTTTACGGATAAATATAAAACACCCTGGGGACCGGCGCTCAACTTTGATGACGCCTGGTGCGATGCCGTGAGAGGATATTATATTCAGAATGCACTCATGTGGCTGGATGAGTTCCATATCGATGGCCTGAGAATGGATGCGGTACATGCCATCTGGGATTGCAGTGCGAAACATTTTACAGCTGAGTTGTCTGAAAAAGTGTACGAATTACAGGCGGCGCTGAATAAGAAGAAACTGCTGATCGCTGAACTGGATCTGAACAGTCCGCGATATATCGCTCCCAGACAGGAAGGCGGCTATGGCCTGCATGCACAGTGGATAGATGAGTTCCATCATGCCTTGCGCAGTCTTCTGACGGGAGATTTGAACGGCTATTACGCAGACTTCGGCGGACTTGCGCCGCTGGCGAAGTCGTTTCGTGATTCTTATGTGTATACAGGGCAATATTCATCGGTACGTAAAAGGAATTTCGGGGTGTATCCTACCGGAAGAGACTATCACCAGTTTGTTGTTTTTGCACAAAATCATGATCAGATCGGTAACCGCATGCTGGGCGACCGCCTAAACAGTTTGCTGCCTTTTGAAGCACAAAAACTGGCAGCAGCTGTGTTATTGTTATCTCCCCATATCCCCATGCTGTTTATGGGAGAGGAATACGGGGAAACACGTCCTTTCCAGTTCTTCACCAGCCATAGTGATAAAGACCTGATAGCTGGTGTGACGGAAGGTCGTAAAAAGGAGTTTGCGTCGTTTGCATGGGAAGGCGAAGTGCCAGACCCGCAATCAGAGGAAACATTTAATAATTGTGTACTCAGCTGGGAAACGAAGTCCGTTACAGGTACCGCATTAACGGAACTATACCGGTTCCTCATCGCCTTCAGGAAAACAAGACAGGCCATGCAACATACCTCCCGTAACAGCGTAAAAGTATATACACCGTCCACGCATCTATTGGCAGTGGAGCGTGCAGGAAAGGATGACAAGGTATTATTGCTTTTCAATTTCAGCGAACATCCCGTTCAATATATGCACGACGGAGAAGGATCACTGGAGAAGAAATTCGATTCCGCCGCAGCTGTCTGGAATGGTCCCGGCAGTGAGGCGCCAGACGAGGTAACATCAGCAGCAGCTATTTCGCTACAACCATACTCAGCTATTGTATATGAAATCATATAG